In Synechococcus sp. Nb3U1, one DNA window encodes the following:
- the acnB gene encoding bifunctional aconitate hydratase 2/2-methylisocitrate dehydratase has product MLADYRTHAAARESQGIPALPLDAAQTSQLCDLLKAPPTGEEAFLMHLLTERIPPGVDEAAYVKAGFLASVAKGETNSPLITPLQAVEILGTMLGGYNVQVLVNLLQDPRGDMATAAARALSHTLLIFDAFHDVLELSQSGNVYAQQVIESWVNGEWFTGKEPLAESLTVTVFKVPGEINTDDLSPAAHATTRPDIPLHALVMLESRAPGSLATIAELKQKGYPVAFVGDVVGTGSSRKSAINSVLWHIGYDIPHVPNKRAGGVILGGTIAPIFFNTAEDAGALPIQCDVSGLETGMVITIHPYQGVITSESGQTLSTFSLKPETLTDEVRAGGRIPLLIGRALTDKTRQALGLAPSPLFIRPTPPMETGKGYTLAQKMVGKACGLPGVRPGMSCEPLMSTVGSQDTTGPMTRDELKELACLGFNADLVLQSFCHTAAYPKPVDIKTHKELPDFFASRGGVALRPGDGIIHSWLNRMLLPDTVGTGGDSHTRFPLGISFPAGSGLVAFAAALGVMPLDMPESVLVRFTGELQPGITLRDIVHAIPYVAIQKGLLTVEKKGKKNVFAGRIMEIEGLPDLKVEQAFEFTDASAERNCAGCTIKLSIETVSEYLRSNVVLLKNMIARGYQDARTLLRRIAKMEEWLANPSLMAADQDAEYAEVIEIDLSTITEPIVCAPNDPDKVMTLSEVYAQNAAGNPDTPINIDEVFIGSCMTNIGHYRAAAKVLEGQGRAKVHQFWICPPTRMDESQLRSEGVYGTFAAVGARTEMPGCSLCMGNQARVEDGATVMSTSTRNFNNRMGKDARVYLGSAELSAACALLGRIPTPEEYQDIVSNKLQPFAGELYRYLNFNEIPNFEDEGRVIPLDQMPKIEDLLGIRS; this is encoded by the coding sequence ATGCTGGCCGACTATCGCACCCATGCTGCTGCCCGTGAGAGCCAAGGGATTCCGGCGTTACCCCTCGATGCGGCCCAGACCAGCCAGTTGTGCGATCTGCTCAAGGCCCCGCCCACCGGGGAAGAAGCCTTTTTGATGCACCTGCTGACGGAGCGGATCCCGCCGGGGGTGGATGAGGCAGCCTACGTGAAGGCGGGCTTTTTGGCGTCGGTAGCCAAGGGGGAGACCAACTCTCCTCTGATCACCCCTCTACAGGCGGTAGAGATTTTGGGCACGATGTTGGGGGGCTACAACGTTCAGGTGCTGGTGAATCTATTGCAGGATCCCCGGGGTGACATGGCCACTGCTGCTGCTCGGGCCCTCAGCCATACGCTGCTGATTTTCGATGCCTTTCATGATGTGCTGGAACTCAGCCAATCTGGCAATGTCTACGCCCAACAGGTGATCGAGTCCTGGGTGAATGGCGAATGGTTTACCGGCAAAGAGCCCTTAGCCGAGTCCCTGACCGTGACGGTATTTAAGGTGCCCGGGGAGATCAACACCGATGATCTGTCGCCCGCTGCCCATGCCACCACCCGACCCGATATTCCCCTACATGCTTTGGTGATGCTAGAATCTCGCGCTCCGGGATCCCTAGCCACGATTGCCGAGCTGAAGCAGAAGGGCTATCCTGTCGCCTTTGTGGGGGATGTGGTGGGGACGGGATCCTCCCGCAAATCCGCCATCAACTCGGTGCTCTGGCATATCGGCTACGACATTCCCCATGTACCGAATAAGCGGGCTGGGGGGGTAATCCTGGGAGGCACGATCGCGCCGATTTTCTTCAACACTGCCGAAGATGCCGGGGCGCTGCCGATTCAGTGCGATGTCTCCGGGTTAGAAACCGGCATGGTGATCACCATCCATCCCTACCAGGGTGTGATCACCTCTGAGTCGGGTCAGACCCTCTCCACTTTCAGCCTCAAGCCAGAAACCCTCACTGATGAAGTGCGGGCCGGGGGACGGATCCCGCTGCTGATTGGCCGCGCCCTCACCGACAAAACCCGCCAAGCTCTGGGACTGGCTCCCTCGCCCCTCTTCATTCGCCCCACGCCTCCCATGGAAACGGGCAAAGGCTATACCCTGGCCCAAAAAATGGTGGGCAAAGCCTGTGGCCTGCCGGGGGTACGTCCGGGCATGAGCTGCGAACCCTTGATGTCCACCGTAGGATCCCAGGACACCACCGGGCCGATGACCCGCGATGAGCTCAAAGAGCTGGCCTGTCTGGGCTTTAACGCCGATTTGGTCCTGCAGAGCTTCTGCCATACGGCAGCCTATCCTAAGCCTGTGGACATCAAAACCCACAAAGAGTTGCCGGACTTTTTCGCCTCACGGGGGGGGGTGGCCCTGCGCCCCGGGGATGGCATTATCCATTCCTGGCTGAATCGGATGCTGCTGCCTGATACGGTCGGCACTGGAGGCGATTCCCACACTCGGTTTCCGCTGGGGATCTCGTTCCCGGCTGGCTCAGGGTTGGTGGCCTTTGCGGCTGCACTGGGGGTAATGCCTTTGGATATGCCAGAATCGGTTTTGGTGCGTTTTACAGGGGAGTTGCAACCCGGGATCACCCTGCGGGATATCGTCCACGCCATCCCCTATGTGGCTATTCAAAAGGGCCTATTAACGGTTGAGAAAAAAGGCAAAAAGAACGTCTTTGCTGGACGGATTATGGAGATCGAGGGTTTGCCCGATCTAAAAGTGGAACAAGCCTTTGAGTTTACTGATGCCTCTGCGGAGCGCAACTGTGCCGGTTGCACGATCAAGCTCAGTATTGAAACAGTTTCAGAATACCTGCGCTCTAACGTTGTATTGTTGAAAAACATGATTGCTCGGGGCTATCAGGATGCCAGAACCCTATTGCGGCGCATCGCCAAAATGGAGGAATGGCTGGCCAATCCCAGTTTGATGGCAGCCGATCAAGATGCGGAATATGCCGAGGTGATCGAGATTGACTTGAGCACCATCACCGAGCCGATTGTCTGTGCCCCCAATGACCCCGATAAGGTGATGACCTTGAGCGAGGTTTATGCTCAAAATGCAGCGGGCAACCCCGATACTCCCATCAACATTGATGAGGTTTTTATCGGCTCCTGCATGACTAATATCGGCCACTATCGCGCTGCTGCTAAAGTTTTGGAAGGCCAAGGGCGGGCTAAAGTGCATCAGTTCTGGATCTGTCCTCCCACTCGCATGGATGAATCGCAATTGCGTTCAGAAGGGGTGTATGGCACCTTTGCCGCTGTGGGTGCCCGCACGGAAATGCCCGGCTGTAGCCTCTGTATGGGCAACCAAGCCCGCGTAGAAGATGGGGCTACGGTGATGTCCACCTCCACTCGCAATTTCAACAATCGCATGGGCAAAGATGCCCGGGTTTACCTCGGATCTGCGGAACTTTCGGCAGCTTGTGCTCTGCTAGGACGGATCCCAACGCCTGAAGAGTATCAAGATATTGTCTCCAACAAACTGCAACCTTTCGCCGGAGAACTGTATCGTTACCTCAACTTCAATGAGATTCCCAACTTTGAGGACGAAGGACGAGTCATTCCCCTCGATCAAATGCCCAAAATCGAGGATTTGCTAGGGATCCGGTCTTAA
- a CDS encoding EAL domain-containing protein has translation MEWISVLTKALSEDRFCLFAQTILPIQTAVQAEGKHYEVLLRLTDEKGGLVSPGVFIPAAERYGVMPMLDRWVIHTLFSNYSRICSQVWQECPLDNCTATYAVNLSGASISDLEFADFLQAELERYQIPNRLICLEITETIAINHLERATQFIRRFKSLGCRFALDDFGAGMSSFTYLKELPVDFIKIDGHFVQDLLTNPAHLAIVEAFCQVAHVMQLQTVAEFIESPEILKKIQEIGIDYAQGFAIDYPRPLLMKSAENLELLLGQGKS, from the coding sequence ATGGAGTGGATTTCAGTATTAACTAAAGCTCTGAGCGAAGATCGATTCTGTCTTTTCGCACAAACAATCTTGCCAATTCAAACTGCTGTTCAAGCAGAAGGCAAACACTACGAAGTTCTCTTGCGTCTTACAGATGAAAAGGGAGGCTTAGTGAGCCCAGGTGTATTTATCCCAGCGGCGGAACGTTATGGCGTCATGCCCATGCTCGATAGATGGGTTATCCATACACTGTTCTCCAACTATTCCAGAATATGTTCCCAAGTTTGGCAGGAGTGTCCTCTAGATAACTGTACCGCCACATATGCGGTCAACCTTTCTGGAGCCAGCATTAGTGACTTGGAATTTGCCGATTTCCTTCAGGCTGAATTGGAACGATATCAGATCCCAAATAGGCTCATTTGTCTTGAAATTACCGAGACTATTGCTATTAATCACCTGGAAAGAGCTACACAATTTATACGCAGATTTAAGTCGCTAGGCTGTCGATTCGCTTTAGATGATTTTGGGGCTGGCATGTCATCTTTTACTTATCTCAAAGAGCTGCCAGTTGACTTTATCAAGATTGATGGTCATTTTGTTCAAGATCTACTGACTAACCCAGCCCATCTGGCGATTGTGGAAGCCTTTTGTCAGGTAGCACATGTAATGCAATTACAGACTGTGGCAGAATTCATAGAATCACCAGAAATCCTGAAAAAGATACAAGAAATAGGTATTGATTATGCACAGGGATTTGCTATTGATTATCCACGCCCTTTGTTGATGAAGTCTGCTGAAAATTTGGAACTACTCCTTGGGCAAGGGAAAAGTTGA
- a CDS encoding GGDEF domain-containing protein, translating to MAWQASRDPLTGLFNRWEFENRLGQLLNDGKLHSLCYLDLDQLKVVNDTCGHNAGDELLRQVAKTLQAQLRSADILARLGGDEFGVLLPNTTLEQAEKIAVNLNQSIREYRFLWQDKVFFPGVSIGVTSFHSNRETLAQIMSAADAACYAAKCQGRNRVQIHQLGDEHSTVNNGKWSGFQY from the coding sequence TTGGCCTGGCAAGCGAGTCGGGATCCCTTGACTGGTTTGTTCAATCGTTGGGAGTTTGAGAATAGACTAGGGCAACTTTTGAATGATGGTAAATTACACTCTCTTTGCTATCTTGATCTAGATCAACTGAAGGTTGTTAACGATACCTGTGGTCATAATGCCGGGGATGAGTTGCTACGACAGGTTGCCAAGACTCTACAAGCCCAACTTCGTTCAGCAGATATATTGGCTCGGCTAGGTGGAGATGAGTTCGGTGTGCTTTTGCCCAACACCACTTTAGAACAAGCGGAAAAAATTGCTGTAAATCTCAATCAATCCATTCGAGAATATCGGTTCCTCTGGCAAGATAAAGTTTTCTTTCCAGGAGTCAGCATTGGTGTAACGAGCTTCCATAGTAATAGAGAAACCCTAGCTCAGATCATGAGTGCTGCAGATGCTGCCTGTTATGCTGCTAAATGTCAGGGGCGAAATCGAGTGCAAATTCATCAACTTGGGGATGAACACTCAACCGTCAACAACGGGAAATGGAGTGGATTTCAGTATTAA
- a CDS encoding CHASE4 domain-containing protein: MSLHQKVTVALLSGAVGLLGLMYGLASVTLHRGYLQLEEEEVSRNVGRAQEAYEGYLKQLNAVNYQWSVWDDSYEFIQNPRPDYVENNLYYDVFLTSGFDLIAFFNSNNQLVYGDFYDPVTGERHPFLEEIFDYLRSNNLFDKSSDPKAPVSGFIKVNKDIVIISLSPIVRSNESDPIQGELLTGRVLSQHITDDISNKTRQTVIFHPLSSQLIFQRNDVLDMLLAGQSTVVWLKNENTIHGYSILSDLSGNPGLLLQTIQDRSIYQQFINKA, encoded by the coding sequence ATGTCCCTACACCAGAAAGTTACTGTTGCTCTACTGAGTGGGGCTGTGGGACTCCTTGGCTTAATGTATGGCTTAGCGTCGGTCACACTACACAGAGGTTACCTTCAGCTCGAAGAAGAGGAAGTGAGTCGAAATGTAGGAAGAGCTCAAGAAGCCTACGAAGGTTATCTTAAGCAGCTCAATGCTGTGAATTATCAATGGTCTGTATGGGATGACAGCTATGAATTTATTCAGAATCCCAGGCCAGACTATGTCGAAAATAACTTATATTATGATGTATTCTTGACTTCCGGGTTTGACTTAATCGCTTTTTTTAATTCCAATAATCAATTAGTCTATGGAGATTTCTACGATCCAGTCACTGGCGAGAGACATCCATTTCTAGAAGAGATTTTCGATTATCTAAGGAGCAATAATCTATTCGACAAGTCTTCGGATCCCAAAGCCCCTGTCTCGGGATTTATCAAGGTAAATAAAGATATAGTTATAATTAGCTTAAGTCCAATTGTACGAAGCAACGAATCAGATCCTATTCAAGGAGAACTTCTAACTGGAAGAGTCCTGAGTCAACACATTACTGATGATATCTCTAACAAAACTCGTCAAACAGTTATTTTCCATCCCCTCTCCAGTCAACTCATCTTTCAAAGGAATGATGTTCTTGATATGCTTCTTGCTGGACAATCCACTGTTGTTTGGCTTAAAAATGAAAATACCATTCATGGCTACAGTATCCTGTCGGATCTTTCCGGTAATCCAGGCTTGTTATTGCAAACCATACAAGATCGTTCAATTTATCAACAATTTATCAACAAGGCTTAA
- a CDS encoding glycoside hydrolase 100 family protein has protein sequence MLPEAEIIRVARDLLYNRAMVYYQDKPIGTLAAIPQKTHAYVEGQLKVVGSSPDLNYHEVFIRDNVPVMVFFLLDGRADIMRRFLDTCLSLQSTHPQTAGTFPSSFTVDGDRLLGDYGQRAIGRVISVDATLWWPILAYVYVQRSQDEDWARQPQVQNGLQRFLDLILHPGFREAPTLHVPDGAFMIDRPMDVWGCPLEIQVLLYGALLSTAALIQLDLNTKERCGGDPFAQKQVWQTKQVVNWARRLRRYLLKYYWVNTHTVQVLRRRPTEQYGDAISNEYNIQTETIPHWLQHWLGSRGGYLIGNVRTGRLDFRFFSLGNCLGAIFDVLSQAQQRALFSLILHNRGELIAEMPLRICHPPLDDVDWRNKTGYDPKNRAWCYHNAGHWPCLLWFLILAVLRHQQGAPGSGAQRSGPDSGLRNGWLYLPMQDLLQESYQKLLKRLPEQKWAEYFDGPTGMWMGQQARLYQTWTIAGLLLAHHLLKVNPEDATVFNLPKLGSLYRGC, from the coding sequence ATGCTCCCCGAAGCCGAGATCATCCGCGTTGCCCGCGATCTGCTCTACAACCGTGCCATGGTTTATTACCAAGACAAGCCGATCGGCACCTTGGCGGCGATCCCTCAGAAAACCCATGCCTACGTGGAAGGCCAGCTCAAGGTGGTGGGATCCAGCCCCGACCTCAACTATCACGAGGTGTTCATCCGGGACAACGTACCGGTGATGGTGTTTTTCCTGCTGGATGGACGAGCAGACATCATGCGCCGATTTTTGGATACTTGTCTCAGTTTGCAGAGCACACATCCCCAAACGGCAGGCACCTTCCCCAGCAGTTTTACGGTAGATGGAGATCGCTTACTAGGGGACTATGGCCAGCGGGCGATTGGACGGGTAATTTCGGTGGATGCCACGCTTTGGTGGCCGATATTGGCCTATGTGTACGTGCAACGCAGCCAAGATGAGGATTGGGCCCGGCAGCCCCAGGTGCAAAATGGCTTGCAACGCTTTTTGGATTTAATTTTGCATCCAGGGTTCCGAGAGGCACCGACACTGCATGTGCCGGATGGAGCCTTTATGATCGATCGTCCGATGGATGTGTGGGGCTGTCCGCTGGAGATTCAGGTGTTGCTCTACGGGGCTCTGTTGAGCACGGCAGCCCTAATCCAGTTGGATTTGAACACCAAAGAGCGCTGTGGAGGGGATCCCTTTGCCCAAAAGCAAGTCTGGCAAACTAAGCAGGTGGTAAACTGGGCCAGACGCCTGCGGCGCTATTTACTGAAATATTATTGGGTCAATACCCATACAGTGCAGGTGTTGCGGCGACGACCGACCGAACAGTACGGTGATGCCATCAGTAACGAGTACAACATCCAAACCGAAACCATTCCCCACTGGTTGCAGCACTGGCTGGGATCCCGTGGGGGATATTTGATCGGTAATGTGCGTACGGGCCGCCTGGATTTTCGCTTTTTTTCGTTGGGAAACTGTTTGGGGGCCATTTTCGATGTACTCTCTCAAGCCCAACAACGGGCTTTATTCAGCCTGATTTTGCACAACCGGGGTGAGCTGATTGCGGAAATGCCCTTACGCATTTGTCATCCACCTCTAGATGATGTTGACTGGCGCAACAAAACCGGCTACGACCCGAAAAACCGCGCTTGGTGCTACCACAATGCTGGACATTGGCCCTGCCTGCTCTGGTTTTTGATTCTGGCGGTGCTGCGTCATCAGCAGGGTGCGCCAGGCTCGGGTGCACAGAGATCCGGCCCCGATTCCGGTTTGCGCAATGGCTGGCTATACCTGCCGATGCAGGATCTGTTGCAGGAGTCTTATCAGAAGTTGCTGAAACGCTTGCCAGAACAGAAATGGGCAGAATACTTCGATGGCCCTACAGGGATGTGGATGGGACAACAGGCACGACTTTATCAAACCTGGACGATAGCAGGGCTGCTGCTAGCTCATCATCTGCTCAAGGTGAACCCCGAAGATGCCACCGTGTTTAATCTGCCTAAGCTGGGATCCCTGTATCGAGGCTGTTAA
- a CDS encoding pentapeptide repeat-containing protein, producing the protein MVNAKELLLRYDSGERDFRGVDLSGERLTQANLTGANLNGAILVGTDLNGACLHQVELSGACLSGAKITGADLSAANLDHIDLSGANLWRSDLSQSLLTEANLGRSNLHAVSLSGANLHKAYLNGVNLAEANLVEANLSEASLSRAILNQVKLAFARLQGADLEQAELIQANLSDADLSRANLIGANLRDAQLLRANLTAANLTGANLFRANLMNTQLGLACLRGAKLDWAELTEANLTEADLRWSNCDNANFSGANLHKTNLTEVKLDSAILRGTSLSPRQPE; encoded by the coding sequence ATGGTGAATGCAAAAGAACTTCTGCTTCGTTACGATTCTGGCGAACGAGACTTTCGCGGTGTCGATTTGAGTGGGGAGCGGCTCACCCAGGCCAATTTGACAGGGGCGAATCTGAATGGGGCTATTCTGGTCGGCACCGATTTGAATGGAGCTTGTCTTCATCAGGTGGAATTGTCGGGCGCTTGCCTTAGTGGGGCAAAAATTACCGGTGCAGATTTATCGGCGGCCAATTTGGATCACATCGACCTAAGTGGGGCCAATTTGTGGCGCTCCGATCTGAGTCAATCTCTACTCACCGAAGCCAATTTGGGCCGTTCCAACTTACATGCTGTCAGTCTGAGCGGGGCCAACCTACACAAAGCCTATTTGAATGGAGTGAACCTAGCGGAAGCCAACTTGGTCGAGGCCAACTTAAGTGAGGCCAGCCTCTCTCGCGCCATTTTGAACCAGGTGAAATTGGCCTTTGCCCGATTGCAAGGGGCTGATCTGGAACAGGCAGAGTTGATACAAGCCAACCTCTCGGATGCTGATTTGAGCCGCGCCAATTTAATCGGGGCCAACCTACGGGATGCCCAGCTGCTGCGGGCCAACCTCACCGCAGCCAACCTGACTGGAGCCAATTTGTTTCGGGCCAACCTGATGAATACGCAGCTAGGTCTAGCCTGTTTGCGGGGGGCTAAATTGGATTGGGCAGAACTGACGGAAGCTAACCTAACCGAGGCCGATCTGCGCTGGAGCAATTGCGACAATGCCAACTTCAGCGGCGCCAATCTGCACAAAACCAACCTGACGGAGGTGAAGTTGGACTCTGCCATCCTGCGGGGAACCAGCCTCAGTCCTCGCCAGCCTGAGTAA
- the hflX gene encoding GTPase HflX, producing the protein MPRVSTASNQPSQRFANVHGKGLKPYQQKQLQRLYQLRLPPSNLVTVEFAQRLGSICQELDYQPISVYLNRRGQVIRVGVGSPFETQIPAWELPRQGAERLSGIRCITTQTGSEGPGQKALTAMALQRLDALITLSVSKSSGHLRRGGTAIGFIERAYLAHLLPDGESRWSVSDPLPLGILAEQDLQELVADLEDQFRRQFTARQVDLDQDRAILVGLQESGQSNEDLMDVLAELGRLVESAGGQVLQSLWQKREGPSSATVIGSGKVQELALLVQDLGANLVVFDRELTPSQVRSLEAAVGVRVVDRSEVILDIFAQRARTRAGKLQVELAQLEYLLPRLAGRGRTMSRLGGGIGTRGPGETQLEMERRAIQRRISKLRQQVQELRNHRQRLRQRREGSQIPVVAIVGYTNAGKSTLLNTLTHSEVYAADQLFATLDPTTRRLELPDYQVVLLTDTVGFLTELPDQLVDAFQATLEEVTEADALLHVVDLSHPNWEGQIEAVEKLLDQMPLATGPRQLVFNKIDRVDPEWMEDVRLLYPKALFVSSTTGQNLDQLRHTLTEFASALCPNSSDWEETGDPWSS; encoded by the coding sequence ATGCCCAGGGTTAGCACCGCTTCCAACCAACCTAGCCAACGCTTCGCCAATGTCCACGGTAAAGGGTTAAAGCCCTACCAGCAAAAGCAACTGCAACGGCTTTACCAACTGCGCTTGCCCCCCAGTAATCTGGTGACGGTCGAGTTCGCCCAACGGCTGGGCTCCATCTGCCAAGAGTTGGACTATCAACCGATCAGCGTCTACCTGAACCGGCGCGGCCAAGTCATTCGAGTTGGGGTGGGATCCCCCTTTGAGACCCAAATCCCGGCCTGGGAATTGCCCCGCCAAGGGGCAGAGCGACTGTCGGGGATCCGCTGCATCACCACCCAAACGGGCTCGGAAGGGCCGGGGCAAAAGGCGCTCACCGCCATGGCTCTGCAGCGGCTGGATGCCCTGATCACCCTCTCAGTCTCTAAATCCAGCGGGCACCTACGGCGGGGGGGAACGGCTATCGGCTTTATCGAACGAGCCTATCTGGCCCATCTGCTGCCGGACGGAGAGAGCCGTTGGTCGGTTTCGGATCCCCTGCCCCTGGGGATTCTGGCGGAACAAGATCTACAAGAGTTGGTGGCGGATTTGGAGGATCAGTTTCGTCGTCAATTCACCGCCCGCCAGGTGGATCTGGATCAGGATCGGGCGATTTTGGTGGGGTTGCAGGAGTCTGGACAAAGCAATGAAGACCTGATGGATGTTTTAGCCGAGTTGGGCCGCTTGGTGGAAAGTGCCGGTGGGCAGGTGCTGCAAAGTCTGTGGCAAAAACGGGAGGGCCCCAGCTCTGCTACGGTGATCGGCTCCGGTAAGGTGCAGGAATTGGCCTTACTGGTGCAGGATTTGGGAGCCAACCTGGTGGTCTTCGACCGAGAACTCACCCCCAGCCAAGTGCGTAGCCTAGAGGCGGCGGTAGGAGTGCGGGTGGTAGACCGCAGCGAGGTGATTCTGGATATTTTCGCGCAACGGGCCAGAACCCGGGCCGGGAAATTGCAGGTGGAGCTGGCGCAACTGGAGTATTTGCTGCCCCGCTTGGCCGGTCGAGGACGGACCATGTCCCGCTTGGGAGGCGGCATCGGCACCCGTGGGCCTGGGGAAACCCAACTGGAAATGGAGCGACGGGCCATTCAACGGCGCATCAGCAAACTTCGCCAGCAAGTCCAGGAGCTACGCAACCATCGGCAGCGGCTGCGGCAACGACGGGAGGGATCCCAAATTCCGGTGGTGGCCATTGTCGGCTACACCAATGCTGGAAAATCCACCCTGCTCAATACCCTCACCCATTCTGAGGTTTATGCGGCAGACCAATTGTTCGCCACCTTGGATCCCACCACTCGGCGCCTAGAGTTACCCGATTATCAAGTAGTGCTGCTCACCGATACAGTGGGGTTTTTAACCGAATTGCCCGACCAACTGGTGGATGCCTTTCAGGCCACCCTCGAGGAGGTCACCGAAGCCGATGCCCTGCTGCACGTGGTGGATCTCTCCCATCCCAACTGGGAAGGGCAGATCGAGGCTGTGGAGAAATTGCTGGATCAAATGCCTCTTGCCACTGGCCCCCGACAACTGGTGTTCAACAAAATTGACCGGGTGGATCCCGAGTGGATGGAGGATGTGCGGCTGCTCTATCCGAAAGCCCTGTTTGTCTCTTCCACCACTGGCCAAAACCTGGATCAACTGCGGCATACCCTGACGGAGTTTGCCTCTGCCCTGTGTCCAAATAGCTCCGACTGGGAGGAAACAGGGGATCCCTGGAGCTCCTAA
- a CDS encoding diflavin flavoprotein: MAVTAVAPRPAQSHLTLQTLPIGPDTLAIRSQDWDRDRFDIEFALENGTTYNSFLIRGEKVALIDTSHEKFRQLYLDLVQGILNPAEINYLVVSHTEPDHSGLVKDLLELAPQITVVASKVAVQFLEDLVHRPFERQLVKNGDRLDLGKGHVLEFVSAPNLHWPDTILTYDHGTQILYTCDVFGMHYCDDFAWDEHPRLLQSDYKLYYDCLMGPNARSVLSALKRMEALPPIAAIATGHGPLLRHHLTDWVEQYRTWSLEQAKAERMVAVFYLSGYGQAESLAQAIARGILKTGTQAELVDLRLVDAHEVRELMSLAVGVVLGMPPQSGPDAAATQVLLKTLLAATHSKQSFGLFESGGEDDESVYLCRNTLQEIGAKEAFAPILLKQPPSEALLQLCEEAGTDLGQWLTRDRSIQQMKALDADLDRALGRISNGLYIITAQKGQAHSAMLASWVAQASSEPPGITLAVAKDRAIESFMQVGDTFVLNVLQEGNYQSLMRHFLKRFPPGADRFAGVKTYPAANGSPILADALAYLECRVVSRMETSDHWIVYSTLEKGRVSSLDALTAIHHRKVGNHY; the protein is encoded by the coding sequence ATGGCCGTCACAGCAGTTGCACCTCGTCCAGCCCAGTCACACCTCACCCTACAAACCCTACCGATTGGGCCAGATACCCTGGCAATTCGTTCGCAGGACTGGGATCGAGATCGCTTTGATATAGAGTTTGCCCTGGAAAACGGCACCACCTACAACTCCTTTCTGATTCGGGGCGAAAAGGTGGCTCTGATCGACACTTCCCACGAAAAGTTTCGCCAGTTGTATCTGGATCTTGTGCAAGGGATCCTCAACCCTGCCGAGATCAATTACTTAGTAGTCAGCCATACCGAGCCGGATCACAGTGGGCTGGTCAAGGATCTGTTGGAGCTTGCCCCCCAAATCACGGTGGTTGCCTCCAAGGTGGCGGTGCAATTTTTGGAAGACCTGGTGCATCGGCCCTTCGAGCGGCAACTGGTGAAAAATGGCGACCGTTTGGACTTAGGTAAAGGGCATGTTTTGGAGTTTGTTTCCGCCCCCAACCTGCACTGGCCAGACACCATCCTCACCTACGACCACGGCACCCAGATTCTCTACACCTGCGATGTGTTCGGGATGCACTACTGCGACGACTTTGCTTGGGATGAACATCCTCGCCTATTGCAGTCAGACTACAAGCTCTACTACGACTGTCTGATGGGGCCCAATGCCCGTTCGGTGTTGTCGGCCCTGAAACGCATGGAAGCCCTACCCCCTATTGCTGCCATTGCCACGGGCCATGGCCCTCTACTGCGGCACCACCTGACCGACTGGGTGGAGCAGTACCGCACCTGGAGCCTAGAGCAGGCCAAAGCCGAACGGATGGTGGCGGTGTTTTATCTGTCGGGATATGGCCAAGCAGAATCTTTAGCCCAAGCCATTGCCCGTGGGATCCTAAAAACCGGCACCCAAGCTGAACTGGTAGATCTGCGGCTGGTGGATGCCCATGAGGTGCGAGAGCTGATGAGCCTGGCTGTGGGTGTAGTGCTAGGAATGCCACCTCAATCGGGGCCGGATGCGGCGGCAACCCAAGTGTTGCTCAAAACCCTACTGGCAGCCACCCACAGCAAACAGAGCTTTGGCCTGTTTGAATCGGGGGGAGAAGACGATGAGTCGGTCTATCTCTGTCGCAACACCTTACAGGAGATAGGTGCCAAAGAAGCCTTCGCCCCAATTTTGCTTAAGCAGCCCCCCAGCGAGGCGCTCCTACAATTGTGTGAAGAAGCAGGTACCGACCTAGGCCAGTGGCTAACTCGAGATCGCAGCATTCAGCAAATGAAAGCCCTCGATGCCGATCTGGATCGGGCCTTGGGCCGGATCAGCAATGGCCTGTACATCATCACCGCCCAAAAGGGGCAAGCCCATAGCGCCATGTTGGCCTCTTGGGTGGCCCAAGCCAGTAGTGAGCCGCCCGGGATCACCCTTGCCGTTGCCAAGGATCGGGCCATCGAATCCTTCATGCAAGTGGGGGATACCTTTGTTTTGAATGTGTTGCAGGAGGGCAACTATCAGTCGTTGATGCGGCACTTCCTGAAGCGCTTCCCACCGGGGGCCGACCGCTTCGCCGGAGTCAAAACCTACCCGGCTGCCAATGGATCCCCGATTTTGGCTGATGCCTTGGCCTATTTGGAATGCCGGGTGGTGAGCCGTATGGAAACCAGCGATCACTGGATCGTTTACAGCACCTTGGAAAAGGGCCGAGTCTCCAGCCTTGATGCTCTAACCGCTATTCATCACCGCAAAGTGGGCAATCACTATTGA